The following coding sequences lie in one Arachis stenosperma cultivar V10309 chromosome 5, arast.V10309.gnm1.PFL2, whole genome shotgun sequence genomic window:
- the LOC130981924 gene encoding GDSL esterase/lipase At4g10955 isoform X1, with amino-acid sequence MASERESFDLSGPLYLTHVDWDNPNHRKSVAASLVQGVYVLEKDRQERREGTDALASPWWVFFNFQLLHKLVDDVDSSIFGAIYEFKPPSTYCNDTLHRSPHYVVAFRGTITKADSVSRDIELDMHFVRNGLHQTSRYEIAIQAVRNMIATVGDSGIWLAGHSLGSAVSLLCGKTMAKSGNFIESFLFNPPYVSAPIERIKDKKVKHGLRIAGSVITAGLTLAVKAKQKKSLSSDPFAAFSAWVPCLFVNPSDHICSEYIGYFEHRKKMEEIGAGSIERLATQNSLGCLLMGAFGKESEPLHLIPSASVTVNLTPSRDFKEAHGIHQWWKPHLHLQSKLYKY; translated from the exons ATGGCCTCTGAGAGGGAAAGTTTTGACCTCTCTGGACCCTTATATTTAACGCATGTTGACTG GGATAATCCGAATCATCGAAAGTCAGTTGCTGCTAGTTTGGTCCAAGGTGTTTATGTGCTAGAAAAGGATAGACAAGAACGACGCGAAGGGACAGATGCTCTAGCATCGCCTTGGtgggttttcttcaactttcAGTTACTCCACAAACTTGTTGATGATGTTGATTCCTCTATTTTTGGTGCAATCTATGAGTTCAAGCCTCCATCAACTTACTGCAATGACACTCTTCATAGAAGTCCACATTATGTCGTTGCCTTCAGGGGAACCATAACGAAGGCAGACTCAGTTTCGCGTGATATTGAGCTGGATATGCATTTTGTGCGAAATGGTCTTCATCAAACTTCGCGCTATGAAATAGCTATCCAAGCTGTTCGAAACATGATAGCTACTGTTGGTGATTCAGGTATCTGGTTGGCTGGTCACTCTTTAGGATCGGCAGTGTCATTGCTTTGTGGGAAAACCATGgccaagagtgggaatttcattGAATCATTTCTTTTCAACCCTCCATATGTGTCTGCTCCAATTGAGAGAATAAAGGATAAGAAAGTGAAGCATGGGCTTAGAATTGCTGGCAGTGTGATAACAGCTGGACTCACCCTTGCTGTGAAAGCTAAGCAGAAGAAGAGTTTGTCATCTGATCCTTTTGCTGCTTTCTCTGCTTGGGTTCCATGCTTGTTTGTGAATCCATCAGATCATATATGCTCTGAGTATATTGGATACTTTGAacatagaaaaaaaatggaGGAGATTGGTGCAGGGAGCATTGAGAGGTTAGCCACACAAAACTCCCTTGGTTGTCTGCTGATGGGTGCATTTGGGAAGGAATCTGAACCACTCCACCTCATTCCTTCTGCTTCTGTTACAGTGAATTTGACTCCTTCAAGAGATTTCAAAGAAGCTCATGGGATTCACCAGTGGTGGAAACCTCACTTGCACCTCCAATCCAAACTCTACAAATACTAA
- the LOC130981924 gene encoding GDSL esterase/lipase At4g10955 isoform X2: MLTDKEIFITFRDNPNHRKSVAASLVQGVYVLEKDRQERREGTDALASPWWVFFNFQLLHKLVDDVDSSIFGAIYEFKPPSTYCNDTLHRSPHYVVAFRGTITKADSVSRDIELDMHFVRNGLHQTSRYEIAIQAVRNMIATVGDSGIWLAGHSLGSAVSLLCGKTMAKSGNFIESFLFNPPYVSAPIERIKDKKVKHGLRIAGSVITAGLTLAVKAKQKKSLSSDPFAAFSAWVPCLFVNPSDHICSEYIGYFEHRKKMEEIGAGSIERLATQNSLGCLLMGAFGKESEPLHLIPSASVTVNLTPSRDFKEAHGIHQWWKPHLHLQSKLYKY; the protein is encoded by the exons ATGTTGACTG acaaggagattttTATTACATTCAGGGATAATCCGAATCATCGAAAGTCAGTTGCTGCTAGTTTGGTCCAAGGTGTTTATGTGCTAGAAAAGGATAGACAAGAACGACGCGAAGGGACAGATGCTCTAGCATCGCCTTGGtgggttttcttcaactttcAGTTACTCCACAAACTTGTTGATGATGTTGATTCCTCTATTTTTGGTGCAATCTATGAGTTCAAGCCTCCATCAACTTACTGCAATGACACTCTTCATAGAAGTCCACATTATGTCGTTGCCTTCAGGGGAACCATAACGAAGGCAGACTCAGTTTCGCGTGATATTGAGCTGGATATGCATTTTGTGCGAAATGGTCTTCATCAAACTTCGCGCTATGAAATAGCTATCCAAGCTGTTCGAAACATGATAGCTACTGTTGGTGATTCAGGTATCTGGTTGGCTGGTCACTCTTTAGGATCGGCAGTGTCATTGCTTTGTGGGAAAACCATGgccaagagtgggaatttcattGAATCATTTCTTTTCAACCCTCCATATGTGTCTGCTCCAATTGAGAGAATAAAGGATAAGAAAGTGAAGCATGGGCTTAGAATTGCTGGCAGTGTGATAACAGCTGGACTCACCCTTGCTGTGAAAGCTAAGCAGAAGAAGAGTTTGTCATCTGATCCTTTTGCTGCTTTCTCTGCTTGGGTTCCATGCTTGTTTGTGAATCCATCAGATCATATATGCTCTGAGTATATTGGATACTTTGAacatagaaaaaaaatggaGGAGATTGGTGCAGGGAGCATTGAGAGGTTAGCCACACAAAACTCCCTTGGTTGTCTGCTGATGGGTGCATTTGGGAAGGAATCTGAACCACTCCACCTCATTCCTTCTGCTTCTGTTACAGTGAATTTGACTCCTTCAAGAGATTTCAAAGAAGCTCATGGGATTCACCAGTGGTGGAAACCTCACTTGCACCTCCAATCCAAACTCTACAAATACTAA